The Marinobacter szutsaonensis sequence TCCCGGCTCGCGGTGGCGTCCAGGGCAAAAATCAGCCTGCCCTGCCCGCCACCTTGCTTGGGCAGCTTGCGGACCTCGTTGATGAACTGGTCAATGGACTGCTTATCGGATTTGGTGCGTAGCTCTTTGTCGGACATAGGCTTCTCGAATCGCCAAGGCTGGCCACTATCTCGCTAGAAGCTTAGGGCAAAGATCACGCATTTCACAGGCTAGACCGATCAGCCCGCCAGTGCCGACCGCACCTTCTTGCTCAGATGCCCCATGTCTACCCGGCCAAGTACCTGCGGTCGCAGCTCGTTCATCACACGACCCATATCCTGCATCCCCTGGGCATCGGTTGAACTGATGGCCATGCGGATCAGGGCGTCCAGGTCATCCTCGCTCAGGGCGGCGGGCATGAATTCTTCAAGGATCACCATTTCCGCCCGCTCCTTGTCGCCCAGCTCCTCGCGGCCGGCGTCATCGTACTGACTGGCGGCATCCCGGCGCTGCTTGAGCATCTTGTCCAGGACCTTGAGAACGTCCTCATCGTTCAGCTCACGACGTTCATCAATCTCGATCTGTTTGACCGCGGACTGGGCCATGCGCAGGGTGGTCAGCCGGAGTTTATCCTTGCTCCGCATTGCGTCTTTCACCGCGTTGCTCAGTTGCTCCTTGAGTGATTGTTCTGCCATAACCGGCCTCCTGTTCTGTGGATTAGGCTACCTCCGCGCATAATGCCAAGAGGTAGATGTAACGGGTTGGTTACCCCGAGTTTACTCCTGTGTCAGCCAGAGTCGTGCACCAATCAGGCAAAATACTCCTGCATCCAGTCGAACAGTTTGCTCTCGGACATATCGCCCAAAGCCATCTGCTGGAAATCGTTGCCCACTTCATCCTCGATGGTCACGAACTGGTACAGGATAACGCCCGGCTGCTCATCATGAAGGATAAGATTAATGCGTCGGCGGGTTCGCAAACAGTCAATCGTCATGACATCCGCAGGGATGCCGGCATCACGCATACCTCTGCGAACCTCCACAACCGGATTGATATGCTGGTGGGTTGCCTGGATGCGGGTGTGGGCATCGCTGGCCAAGTCGGACAGGGTTTTGAGGGGATCTTCCGGCATGGGGATAGCTTCTCTGGGATCGGGACATTTTAAACGCCAAACATGGTAGCCCAATCCACAGCGTAAATGAAAAACACCCCTGCTGGACGGGCCTTCAGACGCTGCTCAGGCCAAAAACGAACGACGGGGTGAACCAAAAAGCCATTTGCAGACTACTCTTCAGGGCTATCCATTCTTTTGATGCGAACGGAGTTTGCGCATGATTACGGTTCATCACCTGAACAATTCCCGCTCACAACGTGTTCTCTGGATGCTGGAGGAGTTGGGCGAGCCCTACGAGATCCAGCGTTACGAGCGCGACCCCGAAACCATGCTGGCGCCGGAAAGCCTCAAGAAGGTACACCCGCTGGGCAAATCACCGGTGATTACCGATGGAGATCTGGTCGTGGCCGAGTCCGGCGCCATTATTGAATACCTTGCCCACACCTATGGCAAAGACACCATGCTGCCGGAAGGCGGCGGCCAGGCATGGCTGGATTACACCTACTGGCTGCACTACGCCGAAGGCTCCCTGATGCCACCACTGGTCATGCGCCTGGTGTTTGAAAAGGTAAAGACCAGCCCCATGCCATTTTTCATCAAGCCAGTGGCAAAAGGCATCTCGGACAAAACCAATCAGATTTTCATCGGTCCGATGATCAAGACACACCTGGATTTCGTCGAAGCCCACCTGGCGAAAAACACCTGGTTTCTCGGGGAGAACCTCAGCGGGGCAGATATTCAGATGAGTTTTCCTTTGGAAGCCTCCGTGGCTCGGGGTATCGTTGGCAAAAACCGGCCTAACATCAACGCCTGGGTGGAACGAGTGCATGCCAGACCGGCGTACCAAAGGGCTCTCGAAAAAGGTGGAGAATACGACTTTGCCTGACTAGACAGTCAACGAACAACAGGAACAGAGCTCTGTGGCATTCAACCGATGGGCAAGTAACTTACGCCCCCATAAGATTCCTTTCCGGCGTCGCCTTGCCCGAGCCGCCGTGGCTTTGATCTATCGGAAGGCTGAAGAGGGTCGCGTTGAGTTGCTGTTTATCCAACGGGCCCGTCGGGAAGGCGATCCCTGGTCCGGGGATATGGCCTTTCCCGGCGGGCTTATGCAACCTGAGGATGCCACACCCCGGGCAACCGCCGAACGGGAAACTCTCGAAGAAACCGGTATCGACCTGATACGCCATGGCCGTTTCCAGGCCCGACTGTCTGACCTGATTACCCGCCGTCACGGCCGCTGGCGACCGATGGTTGTCACCCCCTACGTTTACGAATGGCGGGGGCCGAAGGCAGTAACGATGAACCATGAAGTCGAGCGCGTAGTGTGGATCCCCCTCGACTACCTCGCAGCCCCGGAGAACCAGGGCAGCCTGCCCTGGCGCACGCCTCTCCGCACCCTGAATATGCCCTGTTGCCGATACCAGGGCTACTGTATATGGGGGCTGAGTTATAGCATGTTGCAGGAGCTGCTGGCTCTGGACCTGATCCGCCTGAAATTTTGAAGAACCTGGAGCACGTTGCTATTTCGCGGCATTTACCCGCTGATAGTACTGCTCGTAAGTCGGGCTATAAGGCCCGGGCGGAACGCCGTTCACGCCATAGAATGCAGCCGCATTTGCCTGCCTGGTCAGTGGCAAATAGTTCGGCGCTGCCCTTTCCACCGCCGCCGTTACGGCCATGGCGAGAAGGTCCACCAACGGATTACCCGAGCTGTTGTTATCGGGGGTGTACGTCATTCTCTGGCGGGCAGTCCAGAGCTCTGCTCCATCGGCATTCACAATCCGATATTCGAAATCCACCTCCGTTGTGGTCGTCAGCAACATGTACCTGGACGTCCACTCGTGAATGGTCACATACAGTATCGAATCTGCCTTGAACAGATTGGCCAGCTGCTCAGGCGGTGCGGCATGGACTTCGGCGGGTTCGTAGTACCCCTCGTATTCCAGCAAAGTTTTCACTGTGTTTACGGGAAAAACGTAATAACCCTTCTCCGCAAGGTAGAAAGGTAACGTTGCCAGTAGCGAAGTCGTGCTCTGTACATCAGTCGACATATTGACAGGAGGCACCACCAGAATCGATTTGGGTGATGCATTGTGGAACGCATCAAGACGGTCTGGATTGCCCGTCGTGGCACAACCGGTGACCAAGGAGACCACGAAAAACACGAGGGACAGCTTCAATGCTCTCATTGCCGGGCCTCCAGGTTCTCGATGAGCATGCTGAGCATCGGCCGGCTCTCGGGCCATGCATCGTATTCCATCCGGTAGAATTTGAGTGCGGCTTCAACCTCACCCTGTTCCAGCATAAAGGTGCCCGCCTCGGCAAAAAGCCCCGGGGCTATCGGATGTTCAGGCGTACCCCCGGTTTCGACAAACTCCACGTAGTTTTTCAGAGCCTCCTCTTTCAACCCGGGTTCCTGATAAACCACGAACAGCGTTTCCTGATACTGCCCCCACTCGTACAACCCCTGGTTACTGGCACATCCCGTCAACAACACAAACATCGACAATGTGAGAAAGAGCTTCTTAGTCATGTGTCCCTACCTTCAGAATCCTGTTAACACCAGCCCCGAGATAAACCTCTTGTTGATAAACCACCTTACCGTCGGACAAAAGTTCAACTTGATGAGTGCCATCAATAATTTTGAGCAGATTTTCACCGGCCTGATACTGACCAACATAACCATAGGAGACCCCGTCAATCCGGAGCTCATAGTATTCCGAAGCCACCGATGGCAGTTCGAACGCAATACCCGGGCGGTCATCGACTACCTGGGTATTGCGTGTGGGCGACTGGACACATGCCGTCAGGGTGAAACAGATCAGTAACGCGAGCAGAATCCTCATTGTTGCTTCTCCTTGACGCGCAGTTCGCTCAGATCATGGCCTTTCAGAGAACCCTCAGAGATTTCACCGACGGCCCCCTGTTCCAGAGGATCATCGCCAAACAGCCCGACGATCGTCAGCTCGGCAATTTTCTTGCCTGGTAGGGTGATCACCGTCCCGGTAGTCTGAGATTTCACTTTCTTGCCTTGTGTCTCAACAGCAAACACCATCCCTTTGTCGACACCCTGACTCTGGCCACCGCTGATATAAATGAGATCGCCTTCCTGGGCCAGCACATCGGCTGTCCACGGTTTTTCCAGGAAAAGACCTGTCATCTTGTCCACGGCAGCTGTAACTGCTGCGGCAATAGCCTGATCATTCAGACTGCCATCGTATCCGGCAGCGGAGCCAAACCCCATCGTGCGAGCCTGTTCGGTCGAGGAGGAGCCCGATCCCGTCACGGATGCGAACACCCTGCCGGTCGTCACGTCCACCAACCGAAGATCCACGGTCGCCGTGGCTTCCTGCTTCTTGGAGGAGGACAGGAAGCCTCGCTCGCCTGTCGTAGCCCGACCAAACTGGGTCAGCGAACCGATGACAAGGGTGTCGACGCCAACGATTGAAACTTCCTGACCGGACAGTTCCGCCTCCTTGCTCAACAGCTCAATATCCGGGCGCTCAAAAACCAGATAGCTTTCGCTGTTGGCCAAAGCCTGAAGGAACATGTCTGTTACCTTTGAACCCAGCTGATCCTCAGCGTTGGAACGAAGCAGACTCCGACCATAATTCGTTTCATTGGAAATGCGACCAACCGCAATTTTTCTTTTCAGGCTCAGCTGCTGGGGCTTGTCTTCTTCCAGTGCGGCCTGCTGCGCAGCTCGCTGCTGCTCTGCGGTAACGGCCGGCTCGACTTCCGTCATCTGAGGCGTCTGGGTAGCACAGCCGGTAAGAACTCCCAACATCAGCCAGGGAAGGATTTTTTTCATTGATTGGGCTCCTTAACCTGCCAGGAACAATTGTTTCAAGAACAAGTGATAACAGTGATGAGACAGCGGAAAGGGAATGCGGACCAAGGCGCGGAGGGTGGTTCCTCTTTGAACCAGATGTCATCCCTTACATGTTGTCGTGGCAGATACTTTACAACATGGATGTGCCGAAAAAATACACCAGTATCAAAAAGCTATATATCTTTACAATTCTTGATTCCGATCGCCTGCCGAGCCCGGGGCGTAGTAATAGATCCAGATCCCCAACGGATGCAGAATCAGGCCATGATAAACCTCAAGCGACTACTGGCCCTGCTCAACCTCAACACCCCGGCCGGCGAGTCTTCAGCACATATTAATAACCAATAACAACGCTGCCGCTACCAATAGTCACCCCGCCACAAGAAATCGTACCGCCGGTTATCGCTGCAGGCTTGCCATTAATAATCACCGTACTGGAGCCACCGGCAATCGTGCGCGGATGTGGGGGATGCTTCGGTTTGGAATGAGGTGCCAAGGGATCCCCCACACGAGCTGCGGGTTTGCCGTTAATCAGAACATCGGGGGAGCCGGCAATGACCGGCGTGGGAGGAAAACCTTCGTGGTCGGAGCCCATGTCTCCGAGCAGAACAATTGCTTTGCTCATATCGCATCCTTGGCGTTAGCTGTCATCCTTGAAATTGCATCACCGTCAACAGGGCGATCCGCGCCGTGGCGATGCGACCTGAGATCTTACCCTGAAGAACGCGAGTAACCAACATCCGATCAATCCAAAGAGTGTGGAGTCCGCTCCTCAATCACCGGCATACTATTGAACAAACTCCCGAACCATAGCAAAGTCCGAACACGATCATGATCGACATTCTCTCCACCATATTCACAGGCACTCGCCCATGAAACTCAACCCCTTCAACACTCGCATTGGCCTGGCTCTCGGAGGCGGTGCGGCCAAGGGTATTGCCCACATTGGCGTCCTGAAGGCGTTCGAGGAAGAGCAGATCCCGATTCATTGCATTTCGGGCACCAGTGCCGGAGCGCTGATCGCCAGTTACTACGCCTTCGGCCGCCCGGCAGAGTCCATACTGTCGATCTGCTCAACGTTGAACCTGTCGAAGATCATCAACTTCACGTTCGAACGCGGCGGCCTGTTCAGTACCGATAATATCCGGGCGATGATCCATCGGGATCTGGGGGATTGCCGGATCGAGGACGCCAGGATTCCCCTGGCCATTTGCGCAACGGACATCGAAACCGGTGAACAGCTGGTCTTCAGAAAAGGGAACCTGGCAGATGCGGTCTGCGCATCCATGGCGGTGCCTGGCCTGTTTGTGCCGGTGGAAGTGGATGGCCGGGTCCTGGTGGACGGCGGGCTGGTTGAGAACGTCCCGATTTCGCCACTGGAGAGCATGGGCGCCGGTATTACCGTGGCCATTGATCTGAGCCATGTCAGCCGCTACCCGAAACCGCATGACACGTTTGATGTGATCACCAATGCCATCAACATCGGCATCGATTTCAATACCCGCAAGCAGCTGAATAACGCAGACATCGTGGTGCCGTTGGACTTGAGCCAATACAGCCTCACCAACAACGCCAAATGTGTGGACGAGCTGTACATGGAAGGCTACCACCCCATGAAGGAAAAGATTCGCCGCGTGCTCTGGTACAAGCGGATGAATCTGGTGATTTACCTTTTGCACGCGGTCCGGAAGTTGCTGCCCTTCAAGGTGCCGGAGATTATCAAAGACCTTAAACACCAGGTGCATTCCGTGCGTCATCGGAGCTAACCGGGCCCGTCCGGCCATCGCCAGAGTCAGGGCCCGGAAGTCACTCAGGCAGAAAACCGGAAACGGTTCTCTGCGATCACACTCTTCCCTCAGCCAGCAGCAACCGGCGCTCATGGTGAAGGCCCTTGAACAGGCTGTAACTCATCACCAGCAGCACCAGGGTAAAGGGCAGCCCGACACTCAGGGCGCCCGCCTGCAGGGCATTCAGGGCCTGCTCGCCACCGACGAACAGCAGCACGCCGGCGATACTGCCCTCAGTCACAGCCCAGAAAATCCGCTGGGCCTTGGGCGCGTCCGTCTTGCCACCGGAGGTAATGCTGTCGATCACCAGTGAGCCGGAATCGGAAGAGGTCACGAAGAACGTCAGCACCAGCGTAATGCCGATGAACGAGGTGATCGCCGAGAGCGAAATGTTCTCCAGCGCCTGGAACATGGCCAGAGATACCTCTGTGAGGCCTTCAGACCCCAGCACGCCAACGTTAGTATCAACCTGCTCAAGCGCAGTACCGCCAAATCCACTCATCCAGAACGCGGTGATGATCGTGGGAATGATCAGCACGGCCGTCACGAATTCTCGCACCGTGCGGCCCCTGGATACCCGGGCAATGAACATGCCCACAAACGGTGACCAGGAGATCCACCAGGCCCAGTAGAACACAGTCCAGCCATGGAACCAGGTGGTGTCCTCTTCACGCCCAAAGGGGTTGCTCAGGGCAAACATGTTTGATGCGTAAGAGGCGGTTGTGTCCCAGAGCCACTGGAAAATAGCGAGCGTCGGCCCGGCAAATATCACAAACACCAGCAGCAGACCTGCCATCACCATATTGGCGTTACTCAGCAACCTCACGCCACCGTGGATGCCCCGGATAACAGAGAAGGTTGCGACCGCGGTGACACCAGCGATCACCCCGATCTGGACGTTCAGGCCACTCTCGATATCAAATAGATAGGAAATCCCGGAGGCTGCCTGCTGGGCACCGAAGCCAAGCGATGTGGCAAGCCCGAAAATCGTTGCCAGAACGGCCACGGTATCGATGACATTGCCCGGCCAGCCCCAGACCTTGTCGCCGAGGAGAGGGAAAAAGGCGGAGCGGATGGTCAGCGGCAGGCCTTTGTTGAAGGCAAAAAACGACAATGAAAGGCCGACAATCGCGTAGATCGCCCAGGGGTGCAGCCCCCAGTGGTACATGGTCGCCCCCATCGCCAGGCGGGCGCCCTCTGCCGTGTTCGGCTCTACCCCCAGCGGAGTTCCATACCAATCGGTGTAATAGGCAACCGGCTCGGCGACAGACCAGAACATAAGCCCTGTGCCCATGCCGGCGGCGAACAGCATCGCAAACCAGGACAGCAGGGAAAACTCGGGCCTGGCATCAATGCCGCCAATCCGGATCTTGCCCACGGGCATAAAAATCAGCGCCAGACACAGCAGCACAAACAGGTTGGCACTGAGAAGGAATCCCCAGTCAAACACTTCAATGGCGCCATTCTTGGCACTATCGAGCAGTTCCTTCGCTCCGGCGGGGAAAATCAGTGTCGCAACAACAAACGCGACAATCAGAAAGGCTGTTAACGGAAAAACGATGTTATGGATATCGAAACCGAACCGGGCGATATTATCCTGCCCGGCCACGTAATCGGTCTGATAATCGTCTTTGACTACGTCACCCAATGTGAGGACTCCTATGGCTGCATACCTCAGCAGCTGGTTGGAAAATGTACCTCCCTTTTTGGAAACGCAGATATTTTGAACTCTAAGTATTGATACTTCCAACCCG is a genomic window containing:
- a CDS encoding glutathione S-transferase; amino-acid sequence: MITVHHLNNSRSQRVLWMLEELGEPYEIQRYERDPETMLAPESLKKVHPLGKSPVITDGDLVVAESGAIIEYLAHTYGKDTMLPEGGGQAWLDYTYWLHYAEGSLMPPLVMRLVFEKVKTSPMPFFIKPVAKGISDKTNQIFIGPMIKTHLDFVEAHLAKNTWFLGENLSGADIQMSFPLEASVARGIVGKNRPNINAWVERVHARPAYQRALEKGGEYDFA
- a CDS encoding type VI secretion system PAAR protein; its protein translation is MSKAIVLLGDMGSDHEGFPPTPVIAGSPDVLINGKPAARVGDPLAPHSKPKHPPHPRTIAGGSSTVIINGKPAAITGGTISCGGVTIGSGSVVIGY
- a CDS encoding GNA1162 family protein, which encodes MRALKLSLVFFVVSLVTGCATTGNPDRLDAFHNASPKSILVVPPVNMSTDVQSTTSLLATLPFYLAEKGYYVFPVNTVKTLLEYEGYYEPAEVHAAPPEQLANLFKADSILYVTIHEWTSRYMLLTTTTEVDFEYRIVNADGAELWTARQRMTYTPDNNSSGNPLVDLLAMAVTAAVERAAPNYLPLTRQANAAAFYGVNGVPPGPYSPTYEQYYQRVNAAK
- a CDS encoding GatB/YqeY domain-containing protein, which gives rise to MAEQSLKEQLSNAVKDAMRSKDKLRLTTLRMAQSAVKQIEIDERRELNDEDVLKVLDKMLKQRRDAASQYDDAGREELGDKERAEMVILEEFMPAALSEDDLDALIRMAISSTDAQGMQDMGRVMNELRPQVLGRVDMGHLSKKVRSALAG
- a CDS encoding CsgG/HfaB family protein; translation: MKKILPWLMLGVLTGCATQTPQMTEVEPAVTAEQQRAAQQAALEEDKPQQLSLKRKIAVGRISNETNYGRSLLRSNAEDQLGSKVTDMFLQALANSESYLVFERPDIELLSKEAELSGQEVSIVGVDTLVIGSLTQFGRATTGERGFLSSSKKQEATATVDLRLVDVTTGRVFASVTGSGSSSTEQARTMGFGSAAGYDGSLNDQAIAAAVTAAVDKMTGLFLEKPWTADVLAQEGDLIYISGGQSQGVDKGMVFAVETQGKKVKSQTTGTVITLPGKKIAELTIVGLFGDDPLEQGAVGEISEGSLKGHDLSELRVKEKQQ
- a CDS encoding BCCT family transporter — its product is MGDVVKDDYQTDYVAGQDNIARFGFDIHNIVFPLTAFLIVAFVVATLIFPAGAKELLDSAKNGAIEVFDWGFLLSANLFVLLCLALIFMPVGKIRIGGIDARPEFSLLSWFAMLFAAGMGTGLMFWSVAEPVAYYTDWYGTPLGVEPNTAEGARLAMGATMYHWGLHPWAIYAIVGLSLSFFAFNKGLPLTIRSAFFPLLGDKVWGWPGNVIDTVAVLATIFGLATSLGFGAQQAASGISYLFDIESGLNVQIGVIAGVTAVATFSVIRGIHGGVRLLSNANMVMAGLLLVFVIFAGPTLAIFQWLWDTTASYASNMFALSNPFGREEDTTWFHGWTVFYWAWWISWSPFVGMFIARVSRGRTVREFVTAVLIIPTIITAFWMSGFGGTALEQVDTNVGVLGSEGLTEVSLAMFQALENISLSAITSFIGITLVLTFFVTSSDSGSLVIDSITSGGKTDAPKAQRIFWAVTEGSIAGVLLFVGGEQALNALQAGALSVGLPFTLVLLVMSYSLFKGLHHERRLLLAEGRV
- a CDS encoding DUF4810 domain-containing protein, translating into MTKKLFLTLSMFVLLTGCASNQGLYEWGQYQETLFVVYQEPGLKEEALKNYVEFVETGGTPEHPIAPGLFAEAGTFMLEQGEVEAALKFYRMEYDAWPESRPMLSMLIENLEARQ
- a CDS encoding CoA pyrophosphatase; translation: MALIYRKAEEGRVELLFIQRARREGDPWSGDMAFPGGLMQPEDATPRATAERETLEETGIDLIRHGRFQARLSDLITRRHGRWRPMVVTPYVYEWRGPKAVTMNHEVERVVWIPLDYLAAPENQGSLPWRTPLRTLNMPCCRYQGYCIWGLSYSMLQELLALDLIRLKF
- a CDS encoding patatin-like phospholipase family protein, with product MKLNPFNTRIGLALGGGAAKGIAHIGVLKAFEEEQIPIHCISGTSAGALIASYYAFGRPAESILSICSTLNLSKIINFTFERGGLFSTDNIRAMIHRDLGDCRIEDARIPLAICATDIETGEQLVFRKGNLADAVCASMAVPGLFVPVEVDGRVLVDGGLVENVPISPLESMGAGITVAIDLSHVSRYPKPHDTFDVITNAINIGIDFNTRKQLNNADIVVPLDLSQYSLTNNAKCVDELYMEGYHPMKEKIRRVLWYKRMNLVIYLLHAVRKLLPFKVPEIIKDLKHQVHSVRHRS